A part of Longimicrobiaceae bacterium genomic DNA contains:
- the lysS gene encoding lysine--tRNA ligase translates to MATQEVMERERVVEDRLDKVRALRERGVEPFGYAYDPTHSAEDARALFERWEASERPEGEGGPAETVRLAGRVVAKRVMGKSTFVHLADRTGRIQLYLRVNDLGESYALLDLVDLSDWVGAEGRLFRTRTGEVSLRVERFELLSKAVRPLPLGKEEVDPDTGERRVYSGFSDVEGRYRQRYADLAVNPEVREVFVTRARIVSALRRFLDERGFVEVETPVLQPLYGGALARPFTTHHNALDVQLYLRIADELYLKRLIVGGMERVYEIGKDFRNEGLSRFHNPEFTMLEFYAAYLDYRGVMELTEEMLGYVAREVLGGGPVCFAGHEIDFTPPFRRYTMYEALREIGGVEVEAASPEALRERVRALGGSEDPAAMGRGKLIDELFGSLVEPKLIQPTFITDYPREMSPLAKPKRGDPELTERFELIVAGKELCNAYSELNDPIDQRERFEAQKRLMLAGDEETQPLDEDFLRAMEYGMPPTGGFGMGVDRLTMILADQPSIRDVILFPTMRPE, encoded by the coding sequence ATGGCGACCCAGGAGGTGATGGAGCGCGAGCGCGTGGTGGAGGACCGGCTGGACAAGGTCCGGGCGCTGCGCGAGCGCGGGGTGGAGCCCTTCGGCTACGCGTACGACCCGACCCACTCCGCGGAGGACGCCCGTGCGCTCTTCGAGCGGTGGGAAGCGTCCGAGCGGCCGGAGGGGGAGGGTGGGCCGGCGGAGACGGTGCGTCTGGCCGGGCGCGTGGTGGCGAAGCGGGTGATGGGGAAGAGCACCTTCGTTCACCTGGCCGACCGCACCGGGCGGATCCAGCTCTACCTCCGCGTCAACGACCTGGGGGAGAGCTACGCCCTGCTGGACCTTGTGGACCTGTCCGACTGGGTGGGCGCCGAGGGACGGCTCTTCCGCACCCGCACGGGCGAGGTGTCGCTCCGGGTGGAGCGGTTCGAGCTCCTTTCCAAGGCCGTGCGCCCCCTCCCCCTGGGGAAGGAGGAGGTCGACCCGGACACGGGCGAGCGGCGCGTGTACTCCGGGTTCAGCGACGTGGAGGGGCGCTACCGCCAGCGCTACGCCGACCTGGCCGTGAACCCCGAGGTGCGCGAGGTGTTCGTCACCCGCGCCCGCATCGTCAGCGCGCTCCGCCGCTTCCTGGACGAGCGCGGCTTCGTGGAGGTGGAGACGCCGGTGCTGCAGCCGCTCTACGGGGGCGCGCTGGCGCGGCCGTTCACGACCCACCACAACGCGCTGGACGTGCAGCTCTACCTCCGCATCGCGGACGAGCTGTACCTGAAGCGGCTGATCGTGGGCGGGATGGAGCGGGTGTACGAGATCGGCAAGGACTTCCGGAACGAGGGGCTCTCGCGCTTCCACAACCCGGAGTTCACCATGCTGGAGTTCTACGCCGCCTACCTGGACTACCGGGGGGTGATGGAGCTCACGGAGGAGATGCTGGGCTACGTCGCACGCGAGGTCCTGGGCGGCGGTCCCGTGTGCTTCGCAGGGCACGAGATCGACTTCACGCCGCCCTTCCGCCGCTACACCATGTACGAGGCGCTGCGGGAGATCGGCGGGGTGGAGGTGGAAGCTGCCTCTCCGGAGGCGCTGCGGGAGCGCGTCCGGGCGCTGGGGGGGAGCGAAGACCCGGCGGCGATGGGGCGGGGGAAGCTGATCGACGAGCTGTTCGGCTCGCTGGTGGAGCCGAAGCTGATCCAGCCCACCTTCATCACCGACTATCCGCGGGAGATGTCCCCGCTCGCCAAGCCGAAGCGGGGGGATCCGGAGCTGACGGAGCGATTCGAGCTGATCGTCGCCGGGAAGGAGCTGTGCAACGCGTACAGCGAGCTGAACGACCCCATCGACCAGCGCGAGCGCTTCGAGGCGCAGAAGCGGCTCATGCTCGCGGGCGACGAGGAGACGCAGCCGCTGGACGAGGACTTCCTGCGGGCGATGGAGTACGGGATGCCCCCAACCGGCGGCTTCGGGATGGGGGTGGACCGCCTGACGATGATCCTGGCCGACCAGCCGTCGATCCGCGACGTGATCCTGTTCCCGACGATGCGGCCCGAGTGA
- a CDS encoding ABC transporter permease: MNLEWYIGRRYLASRRGTRFLSLITAISIGGVTVGVMALIVVTAVMTGLQTDLRDKILGTNPHIWLTTYGETMRMDDWPRVLERARRVPGVSAAAPFVHTEVGLRNRGGHAEFGILRGIDPSAEGPAVTDIIAQIRRREVGLGETRSGYPPVLVGHALADRFGLYEGDVVDVFSLAGAQVSPVGGVIPRGRKFEVVGRFRTGMYEYDHKFMYTTLEAAQDLTNLGTAVSGLEVRVPDPMTADVVGRRLETALGFPYRSEDWKSMNSSLFSALQLEKLAMTVILLLIVVVAAFNIVSTLVMVVTDKTREIGILKSMGLTSRRVLKIFMVQGLVIGIIGSTLGAAGGLLVTWIIDRYELIKIPGDVYFVDHLPVAFDPVDIIVILLASVLISFLATVYPARQAAGLLPVEAIRHE; encoded by the coding sequence GTGAACCTGGAGTGGTACATCGGCCGGCGCTACCTCGCGTCGCGACGCGGCACCCGCTTCCTCTCGCTGATCACCGCCATCTCCATCGGCGGGGTGACGGTGGGCGTGATGGCGCTGATCGTGGTGACCGCGGTGATGACCGGGCTGCAGACCGACCTGCGCGACAAGATCCTGGGGACCAACCCGCACATCTGGCTCACCACGTACGGCGAGACCATGCGGATGGACGACTGGCCGCGCGTGCTGGAGCGCGCCCGCAGGGTGCCGGGCGTCAGCGCCGCCGCGCCCTTCGTGCACACCGAGGTGGGGCTCCGGAACCGCGGCGGCCACGCAGAGTTCGGGATCCTCCGCGGGATCGACCCTTCCGCCGAGGGGCCGGCGGTGACCGACATCATCGCGCAGATCCGCCGCCGGGAGGTGGGGCTGGGCGAGACCCGCTCCGGCTACCCGCCGGTGCTGGTGGGGCACGCGCTCGCCGACCGGTTCGGGCTGTACGAGGGCGACGTGGTGGACGTCTTCTCGCTGGCGGGCGCACAGGTCAGCCCCGTGGGCGGGGTGATCCCGCGGGGGCGGAAGTTCGAGGTGGTGGGGCGGTTCAGGACGGGGATGTACGAGTACGACCACAAGTTCATGTACACCACCCTGGAGGCGGCGCAGGACCTCACCAACCTCGGGACCGCCGTGTCCGGGCTTGAGGTGCGCGTCCCGGACCCCATGACGGCCGACGTGGTGGGGCGGCGGCTGGAGACGGCGCTGGGCTTCCCGTACCGCTCCGAGGACTGGAAGTCGATGAACTCGTCCCTCTTCTCCGCGCTGCAGCTGGAGAAGCTGGCGATGACCGTCATCCTCCTCCTGATCGTGGTGGTGGCCGCCTTCAACATCGTTTCCACGCTGGTGATGGTGGTCACCGACAAGACGCGGGAGATCGGGATCCTCAAGTCGATGGGGCTGACCTCGCGGCGCGTCCTGAAGATCTTCATGGTGCAGGGGCTGGTGATCGGGATCATCGGCTCCACCCTGGGGGCGGCCGGCGGCCTGCTGGTGACCTGGATCATCGACCGCTACGAGCTGATCAAGATCCCGGGCGACGTCTACTTCGTGGACCACCTCCCGGTCGCCTTCGACCCGGTGGACATCATCGTGATCCTGCTGGCCAGCGTGCTGATCTCCTTCCTGGCGACCGTCTACCCGGCGCGGCAGGCGGCGGGGCTCCTCCCGGTGGAGGCGATCCGGCATGAGTGA
- a CDS encoding ABC transporter ATP-binding protein produces the protein MSDPTQPAVLARDVAKWYVGGDGRPIQILDGVQLEVAVGETIAVIGQSGAGKSTLLHLLGGLDVPTSGEVHVGGSVLARLPPEALAKLRNEKIGFVFQFHHLLREFSALDNVAMPLLIAGVRPRAARERAREMLGSVGMEHRLEHKPGQLSGGEQQRVAVARALVTRPVLLLADEPSGNLDPPTGERLHDLLFEVSRENGAAMILVTHNLDLAARADRVLRLHAGTLIPAETEREEQPAGPWGG, from the coding sequence ATGAGTGACCCGACGCAGCCGGCGGTCCTCGCGCGCGACGTCGCCAAGTGGTACGTGGGGGGCGACGGCAGGCCGATCCAGATCCTGGACGGGGTGCAGCTCGAGGTCGCGGTCGGCGAGACGATCGCCGTGATCGGCCAGAGCGGGGCGGGCAAGTCCACCCTCCTGCACCTGCTGGGCGGGCTGGACGTGCCCACATCGGGCGAGGTGCACGTGGGCGGGAGCGTGCTCGCCCGGCTGCCGCCGGAGGCCCTGGCGAAACTCCGCAACGAGAAGATCGGCTTCGTCTTCCAGTTCCACCACCTGCTCCGGGAGTTCTCCGCGCTGGACAACGTGGCGATGCCGCTCCTGATCGCGGGCGTGCGGCCGCGCGCCGCGCGCGAGCGAGCCCGGGAGATGCTCGGGAGCGTGGGGATGGAGCACCGCCTGGAGCACAAGCCCGGGCAGCTTTCCGGCGGCGAGCAGCAGCGCGTGGCGGTGGCCCGCGCGCTGGTCACGCGGCCGGTGCTCCTCCTGGCGGACGAGCCCTCCGGCAACCTGGACCCCCCGACGGGGGAGCGGCTCCACGACCTCCTCTTCGAGGTGAGCCGGGAGAACGGGGCGGCGATGATCCTCGTCACCCACAACCTGGACCTGGCCGCGCGCGCGGACCGGGTATTGCGGCTCCACGCCGGGACGCTGATCCCCGCCGAGACGGAGCGGGAGGAGCAGCCGGCGGGGCCCTGGGGGGGGTGA
- a CDS encoding UvrB/UvrC motif-containing protein: MQCEKCGNNPAVIHLTQIVDDEMTTRHLCDTCAADMGLDAGEGPETAPLTDFLAQMGKGLPVGIPSAGGACEFCGLTMNDFKRTGRLGCPHCYAQFEPHLRGLLRKLHGGTQHMGKVYLPPDPRETDRTARVASLRRSLARAVESEDFERAAVLRDQIRRAEAAEAAE; this comes from the coding sequence ATGCAGTGCGAAAAGTGCGGGAACAACCCGGCGGTGATCCACCTGACGCAGATCGTCGACGACGAGATGACCACGCGGCACCTCTGCGACACCTGCGCGGCGGACATGGGGCTGGACGCCGGGGAGGGCCCGGAGACCGCGCCGCTGACCGACTTCCTGGCGCAGATGGGGAAGGGGCTCCCGGTCGGGATCCCGTCCGCCGGCGGCGCCTGCGAGTTCTGCGGCCTGACGATGAACGACTTCAAGCGCACCGGCCGGCTGGGGTGCCCGCACTGCTACGCGCAGTTCGAGCCGCACCTGCGGGGGCTGCTGCGCAAGCTGCACGGAGGGACGCAGCACATGGGGAAGGTGTACCTCCCGCCGGACCCGCGGGAGACGGACCGCACCGCGCGAGTGGCGAGCCTGCGGCGGAGCCTGGCGCGCGCCGTCGAGTCGGAGGACTTCGAGAGGGCGGCCGTGCTGCGCGACCAGATCCGCCGCGCCGAGGCCGCCGAGGCCGCCGAGTGA
- a CDS encoding protein arginine kinase, whose amino-acid sequence MRDVKTPPEGGLEWLSAEGPHSDIVFSTRVRLARNLQGFRFGLRATEPDRRSVLHLTREAAEATESLRDGAALALPGLDATQRQLLLERHLVSKELVEGSGGRPPSHAALILAERDGVSVMVNEEDHLRLQSLVSGFRLRDAWGLVDRLDEELGARLPYAFHTEFGYLTSCPTNVGTGLRASVLMHLPGLVLTQEIGKVLQGISQVGLTFRGLYGEGSEVVGNFFQISNQTTLGKTEEDLVDHLQRIVQQVVQYEMQARNVLLRDAPTVIEDKVWRAYGLLRHARCVSFEEVMNLLSGVRLGVGLKLLPGLSVYSLNRIMIFTQAAHLEQMAGGVLPEGEVDVYRAAYVRRILAEAGDPSPEGDDGELPR is encoded by the coding sequence ATGCGTGACGTCAAGACGCCGCCGGAGGGCGGCCTGGAGTGGCTGAGCGCGGAGGGGCCCCACTCCGACATCGTGTTTTCCACCCGGGTGCGCCTGGCACGAAACCTTCAAGGGTTCCGCTTCGGGCTGCGGGCAACGGAGCCGGACCGGCGGTCGGTGCTCCACCTGACCCGGGAGGCGGCGGAGGCGACGGAGTCGCTCCGGGACGGAGCCGCCCTGGCGCTTCCGGGGCTGGACGCGACGCAGCGGCAGCTCCTGCTGGAGCGGCACCTGGTCAGCAAGGAGCTGGTGGAGGGGAGCGGCGGGCGCCCGCCGTCGCACGCGGCGCTGATCCTGGCGGAGCGCGACGGCGTGAGCGTGATGGTGAACGAGGAGGACCACCTCCGGCTGCAGAGCCTGGTGAGCGGGTTCCGGCTGCGGGACGCGTGGGGGCTGGTGGACCGCCTGGACGAGGAGCTGGGGGCGCGGCTCCCCTACGCCTTCCACACGGAGTTCGGGTACCTGACGTCGTGCCCGACCAACGTTGGGACGGGGCTCCGGGCCTCGGTGCTGATGCACCTCCCCGGGCTGGTGCTCACCCAGGAGATCGGCAAGGTCCTCCAGGGGATCTCGCAGGTGGGGCTGACCTTCCGCGGCCTGTACGGGGAAGGGTCGGAGGTGGTGGGGAACTTCTTCCAGATCTCGAACCAGACGACGCTGGGGAAGACGGAAGAGGACCTGGTGGACCACCTGCAGCGCATCGTGCAGCAGGTGGTGCAGTACGAGATGCAGGCGCGCAACGTCCTGCTGCGGGACGCGCCCACGGTGATCGAGGACAAGGTATGGCGCGCCTACGGTCTCCTGCGGCACGCGCGGTGCGTCTCTTTCGAGGAGGTCATGAACCTGCTGAGCGGCGTAAGGCTAGGCGTGGGGCTGAAACTTCTCCCCGGGCTCAGTGTATACTCGCTCAATCGAATCATGATCTTCACGCAGGCTGCACACCTGGAGCAGATGGCCGGTGGAGTCCTCCCGGAAGGGGAGGTGGACGTCTACCGCGCCGCCTACGTTCGGCGGATCCTCGCCGAGGCGGGAGACCCCTCTCCCGAAGGCGACGACGGCGAGCTTCCGAGGTAG